Proteins from a single region of Puntigrus tetrazona isolate hp1 chromosome 2, ASM1883169v1, whole genome shotgun sequence:
- the odr4 gene encoding protein odr-4 homolog — MGRSYFVDEAVEEYLGGLQAAPGSCVTGLLAGQSSPQRDFVVLAVQTPQRESEGRPKASKGVSPLDDIDVEWVTEHAKQVSRMLPGGLCILGLFLVTPPELSKDAQNALKRLIFAMDKYITKGRLWELSEEDVTDRVTLHICSKTKKLVCKTFDVKDPKSSSKPADWKYQAGISSSWPMLTCSVEVDLLIPVTGSSSDNTDKCMKDGLRRWAKQIEAAYCLINGRQALDDSELLSGQKKNLKTSHRQSLPARIFVSDEQSELDERSSALVQVCSSSMRVRGVVHCRAYIHNNKPKARHAAQAIKRDIINTVCSRVEMLLEDLLMNEGSQKGLCSGQQALPRRVFAPIPISGLSVCDYMFPDEGTADVAERLKEMLDCETSEEDIDTSLENNQLFSAVSGPEVTDSHDEHIISEIQDENPQIQKATQYYAGVAVAAAVALLATATSLLYFS, encoded by the exons ATGGGTAGGAGTTATTTTGTAGATGAAGCTGTGGAGGAATATCTTGGTGGGCTTCAGGCAGCTCCTGGATCATGTGTGACCGGACTCCTGGCTGGTCAA tcgTCTCCTCAGAGAGATTTCGTGGTGCTGGCTGTGCAGACTCCTCAAAGGGAGAGCGAGGGGCGGCCCAAGGCTTCGAAAGGGGTCAGCCCACTGGATGACATTGATGTGGAGTGGGTCACAGAACACGCCAAGCAG GTGTCCCGCATGCTACCGGGAGGTCTTTGCATTCTTGGTCTGTTTTTAGTGACCCCACCTGAACTCTCCAAAGACGcccaaaatgcattaaaaagg CTTATATTTGCCATGGATAAATACATAACTAAAGGAAGATTGTGGGAACTGTCAGAGGAGGATGTGACTGATCGAGTAACCCTGCATATCTGCTCCAAAACAAAGAA ACTTGTCTGCAAAACATTTGATGTAAAAGATCCAAAG AGTTCATCCAAGCCAGCAGACTGGAAGTATCAAGCAGGCATCTCATCATCTTGGCCCATGCTGACCTGCTCTGTTGAGGTGGATCTGCTCATCCCTGTGACAGGATCTTCTTCTGATAACACAGACAAGTGCATGAag GATGGTCTTAGGAGGTGGGCTAAACAGATCGAGGCTGCTTACTGTCTCATAAATGGCAGACAGGCGTTAGATGACTCTGAACTTCTATCAGGACAG aaaAAGAACCTAAAAACATCCCATCGTCAGTCACTGCCAGCACGGATCTTTGTCTCAGAT GAACAATCAGAGCTGGATGAGCGGAGCAGTGCTCTGGTTCAGGTGTGTAGCAGCTCAATGAGGGTTCGAGGGGTGGTTCACTGCAGGGCCTACATCCACAACAACAAACCCAAAGCCAGACATGCAGCACAG GCCATTAAGAGGGACATCATAAACACAGTTTGCTCCAGAGTGGAGATGCTTCTGGAAGATCTTTTAATGAATGAAGGGAGTCAAAAAG GTTTATGCAGTGGGCAGCAGGCCCTTCCTCGGCGAGTGTTTGCACCAATACCCATCTCcggtctgtctgtgtgtgactACATGTTCCCAGACGAAGGCACAGCTGATGTGGCCGAACGTCTCAAAGAGATGCTGGACTGCGAAACATCAGAAGAGGACATAGATACTAGTTTGGAGAACAATCAGC tattttctgCTGTTTCTGGACCTGAGGTAACAGACAGCCATGATGAGCATATCATCTCAGAAATCCAAGATGAAAACCCCCAAATTCAGAAAGCCACTCAGTATTATGCTG